A genomic stretch from Halorhodospira halophila SL1 includes:
- a CDS encoding TolB family protein, whose product MTKFNTLERRVARLLTGAPRTKSVAKAAWQRWSYLLNRPNFRRSCHYPIRSLGSPDTASFFGYYDHSPASPDDHRLLWHETNADTARPPECASSIDIVLADPNGTPLGRWPTRAFNWQQGARLQWLDTHTFLYNDFDSNEQRYVARLRDSEGSWLRDLSHAVYDASAQSGLAVSINFERLAQLRPDYGYFARAVGAAPPMPSDHEDGLWVVPVDGSAPSLAVSLATLSDKSGRKGDQRKVNHPMLDPTGKHCVFLYRVFEQGRRHDSLWLLDLTTGSLDQLLDTGMVSHLAWYDTDWLIGYLRGQDGKDGYYWLDRSGHLQPLAERKLDEHGDGHPSVHGRWVVTDTYPDKGRLQHLRLLDLETGRVEHVGSFFHGFRYAGPQRCDLHPRFAPDGQAIFFDSVHEGLRRLYCVDVRSTCPENLTEEYA is encoded by the coding sequence TCGTACCTGCTGAACCGACCTAACTTCCGGCGCTCGTGCCACTACCCCATCCGCTCTCTGGGAAGTCCTGATACCGCTTCCTTCTTCGGCTATTACGATCATAGTCCGGCGTCACCGGATGACCATCGCCTGCTTTGGCACGAGACCAACGCTGATACCGCCCGTCCCCCCGAGTGTGCCTCCTCTATCGACATCGTGCTGGCGGACCCGAACGGAACCCCCTTAGGCCGCTGGCCAACCCGCGCGTTCAACTGGCAGCAAGGGGCGCGGCTGCAGTGGCTCGATACGCACACCTTTCTCTACAACGACTTTGACAGCAACGAGCAACGCTATGTCGCGCGGCTGCGTGACAGTGAGGGAAGCTGGCTCCGTGACCTCTCCCACGCCGTCTACGACGCTTCCGCCCAATCGGGGCTTGCGGTTTCCATCAACTTCGAGCGGCTCGCGCAGCTGCGGCCCGATTACGGCTACTTCGCTCGCGCGGTTGGTGCGGCGCCACCAATGCCCTCGGATCACGAGGACGGCCTGTGGGTTGTCCCCGTCGACGGCAGCGCCCCAAGCCTTGCTGTCTCATTAGCTACGCTTTCGGATAAGTCCGGCCGTAAGGGCGATCAGCGTAAGGTCAACCATCCAATGCTGGACCCTACGGGCAAGCACTGCGTGTTTCTCTATCGCGTCTTCGAACAGGGGCGGCGGCACGACAGCCTGTGGCTTTTGGATCTTACAACCGGCTCGCTAGACCAGCTCTTAGATACTGGCATGGTAAGCCACCTTGCCTGGTACGACACGGACTGGCTCATCGGGTACTTGCGGGGCCAGGACGGGAAAGACGGTTACTACTGGTTGGACCGATCCGGCCACCTGCAACCTCTTGCGGAGCGTAAACTAGACGAGCACGGCGATGGCCACCCCTCCGTGCACGGTCGTTGGGTTGTCACCGACACCTACCCGGATAAGGGCCGTCTACAGCACCTACGCCTCTTGGACCTCGAAACCGGTCGCGTCGAGCACGTTGGCAGCTTTTTCCACGGCTTCCGGTACGCTGGACCTCAGCGGTGCGATCTGCACCCTCGCTTTGCGCCCGATGGTCAAGCGATTTTCTTCGACTCGGTCCACGAAGGCCTCCGGCGCCTTTACTGCGTCGATGTGAGAAGCACTTGCCCCGAAAACCTGACAGAGGAATACGCTTGA
- a CDS encoding glycosyltransferase — protein MQTDVSILLATYSGDSPELLHKSLESLEHQTLPPDEVILVESGALTQAQREVIEEKQKQLPLRRVLKEKNEGLGAALAEGLKHARCEWVARIDADDIAFTDRLERQNQHLIKNPGIDILGGGAVEIDYDGNIGKTRVMPTKHDKISKTIWACPVIHPSVTFRRRRILEVGNYNPSLPRGQDYELWFRALHNGLRFENLPDPVVYYRFSQDNIRRQPPRECFVQGQIGWRGCRMLGLPLWQHLAVWYPFARSLLPLPLAEAAYRFSQRIDPRLAR, from the coding sequence ATGCAAACAGACGTTTCTATATTACTCGCCACTTATTCCGGCGACTCCCCAGAACTTTTACATAAGAGCCTCGAAAGCCTTGAGCACCAGACCTTGCCGCCTGACGAGGTCATATTAGTTGAATCAGGCGCCCTGACACAAGCGCAGAGAGAGGTCATCGAAGAAAAACAGAAACAACTTCCACTTCGCCGAGTCCTGAAAGAAAAAAACGAGGGGCTGGGCGCTGCTTTAGCCGAAGGCCTCAAGCATGCGCGCTGTGAATGGGTTGCAAGAATTGACGCTGACGATATTGCCTTCACGGACCGACTGGAACGCCAAAACCAACACCTGATTAAAAACCCAGGCATTGACATTCTCGGAGGAGGCGCTGTAGAAATTGATTACGATGGAAATATTGGAAAAACCAGGGTCATGCCAACAAAGCATGACAAGATTTCTAAAACAATCTGGGCCTGCCCAGTCATTCACCCTAGCGTTACTTTTCGCCGGAGAAGAATTTTAGAGGTAGGCAACTACAACCCAAGCTTACCCAGAGGCCAAGACTACGAGCTCTGGTTCCGTGCTTTGCACAACGGGCTAAGATTTGAAAACCTTCCCGACCCCGTCGTCTACTACCGATTTTCCCAAGACAATATTCGGCGCCAGCCTCCCCGTGAGTGTTTTGTCCAGGGGCAAATTGGTTGGCGTGGCTGCCGCATGCTGGGTTTACCCTTATGGCAGCATTTGGCGGTTTGGTATCCCTTTGCTCGAAGCCTTCTTCCCCTGCCTTTGGCGGAAGCAGCATATCGTTTTTCACAGAGGATTGATCCACGGCTCGCACGTTGA